Proteins encoded within one genomic window of Acomys russatus chromosome 5, mAcoRus1.1, whole genome shotgun sequence:
- the Pgghg gene encoding protein-glucosylgalactosylhydroxylysine glucosidase, with amino-acid sequence MDNSKDDPTIFSTHCLPSDPRLWATVTNSYLGTRVYHDTIHVNGVYNGARGDAHRAILPSPLNVRLEAPAGTEWLTETFTLDTNTGSFLHTLEDPSFRASQCIYAHRVLPHVLAFSVSVTRLTPGDKPITVLLRAAFSPESPDLDLHVGPDFQGVRYLHGHTLTPEQPGEPQQEVHMLWTPVPPALTLGEDEKDRTWDFLTVVGGRQAEAQACFAEALQLQTRGVLHTVHADAWAQLWASCGLDVAGPLALRQALRGSLYYLLSELPQPGTQGFISHGLSPGGLSNGSQEECYWGHIFWDQDLWMFPNIVMFHPEAARAILEYRVRTLGGALKNAQNLGYQGAKFAWESASTGLEVCPEDIYGAQEIHVNGAVVLAFQLYYYCTQDLPLFREAGGWNVVSAVAEFWCSRVEWSSQDKMYHLKGVMPPDEYHSGVNNSVYTNAMVQNSCAFAAALAKDLGLPVPSQWLEVADKIKIPFDSEQNFHPEFDGYEQGEEVKQADVVLLGYPVPFPLRPDIRRKNLEVYEAVTSPQGPAMTWSMFAVGWMELKDPSKAQALLSRSFTNVTEPFKVWTENADGSGAVNFLTGMGGFLQASLFGCTGFRITEAGVTFDPLCPDLVSRVSVSGISYLGNKFNFIFSKDSVTLEVTARAEPWAPLLEAELWPSLVRLPLLPGRERSLCVCVCVCVCVCVCVCVCLVRRKAVLSEDRADGSWGWRPEEPESDGLGFQATVLGIGAEKLRSLLSCSQLLAYNQCFPKEGA; translated from the exons ATGGACAACTCCAAAGACGACCCCACCATATTCAGTACCCACTGTCTGCCCAGTGACCCCAGGCTCTGGGCCACTGTGACCAACTCATACCTAGGTACACGTGTCTATCATGACACCATACATGTAAACGGTGTGTACAACGGAGCTAGAGGGGACGCTCACCGGGCGATTCTACCCAGCCCCCTCAATGTCCGTCTGGAAGCCCCTGCAGGAACAGAATGGCTGACAGAGACCTTTACCCTGGACACCAACACAG GTTCCTTCCTGCACACCTTGGAAGACCCCAGCTTCCGGGCTTCCCAGTGCATCTATGCTCACCGTGTGTTACCCCATGTACTGGCCTTCAGTGTGTCCGTTACACGCTTGACCCCAGGGGACAAGCCCATCACGGTGCTGCTACGGGCAGCCTTCTCCCCAGAAAGCCCAGACCTGGACCTGCATGTGGGGCCTGACTTCCAGGGAGTCCG GTACCTGCATGGCCACACACTCACCCCTGAGCAGCCAGGAGAGCCCCAGCAGGAAGTACACATGCTGTGGACGCCGGTTCCCCCAGCCTTAACCCTTGGGGAAGACGAGAAAGACAGGACCTGGGACTTTCTGACTGTGGTGGGTGGCAGGCAGGCTGAGGCCCAGGCCTGCTTTGCTGAGGCCCTGCAGCTGCAGACCAGGGGTGTTCTACATACGGTCCACGCAGATGCCTGGGCCCAGCTCTGGGCAAGCTGTGGCCTGGATGTAGCTGGGCCCCTGGCCCTACGCCAGGCCCTCCGTGGCTCTCTTTACTATCTGCTCAGTGAGCTTCCCCAGCCTGGAACGCAAGGATTCATCAGCCACGGCCTTAGCCCCGGAGGCCTCTCCAATGGGAGTCAGGAGGAATGCTACTGGGGCCATATCTTCTGGGATCAG gacctctggatgttCCCAAATATTGTGATGTTCCACCCAGAGGCTGCCAGGGCCATCCTGGAGTACCGGGTCCGCACGCTGGGAGGGGCCCTGAAGAACGCCCAGAACTTGGGCTACCAG GGAGCCAAGTTTGCTTGGGAGAGTGCAAGCACTGGCCTGGAGGTCTGCCCTGAGGACATTTACGGGGCCCAGGAGATCCACGTCAACGGGGCCGTGGTGTTGGCCTTCCAACTGTATTACTACTGCACTCAG GACCTGCCGCTCTTCCGAGAGGCTGGCGGCTGGAACGTGGTGAGCGCTGTGGCTGAGTTCTGGTGCAGCCGCGTAGAATGGAGCTCCCAGGATAAGATGTACCACCTGAAAG GAGTCATGCCCCCTGATGAGTACCACTCCGGAGTCAACAACTCTGTGTACACCAATGCCATGGTCCAGAACAg CTGCGCTTTTGCTGCTGCATTGGCCAAGGACTTGGGTTTGCCTGTTCCAAGCCAGTGGCTGGAGGTGGCCGATAAGATCAAGATACCATTTGACTCTGAGCAGAACTTCCACCCTGAGTTTGATGGCTATGAGCAAG GAGAAGAAGTGAAGCAGGCGGATGTTGTCCTCCTGGGGTACCCAGTCCCCTTTCCCCTGAGACCTGACATACGAAGAAAAAATTTGGAGGTTTATGAGGCTGTGACATCCCCTCAGGGCCCTGCCATGACCTGG AGCATGTTTGCTGTGGGCTGGATGGAGCTGAAGGACCCCTCAAAGGCACAGGCCCTCCTGAGCAGGAGTTTCACCAATGTCACTGAGcccttcaag GTGTGGACCGAGAATGCAGATGGGTCTGGTGCAGTGAACTTCCTGACAGGCATGGGGGGCTTCTTGCAGGCATCACTCTTTGGGTGCACAGGATTCAG GATCACTGAGGCTGGTGTGACCTTTGACCCGCTGTGTCCAGACCTGGTCTCCAGAGTGTCTGTCTCTGGTATCTCCTACCTGGGGAACAAGTTCAACTTCATCTTTTCCAAAGACTCAGTGACACTTGAGGTCACAGCCCGTGCAGAGCCCTGGGCGCCCTTGCTAGAGGCTGAGCTGTGGCCATCGCTGGTCAGGCTCCCCCTGCTACCAGGTAGGGaaaggtctttgtgtgtgtgtgtgtgtgtgtgtgtgtgtgtgtgtgtgtgtgtgtgtgtgtgt CTGGTAAGAAGGAAGGCAGTGCTCTCAGAAGACAGGGCAGATGGATCATGGGGCTGGCGACCAGAGGAACCGGAGTCAGACGGACTGGGTTTCCAGGCCACAGTCCTAGGCATCGGTGCCGAGAAGCTGCGCAGCCTTCTCTCCTGTTCTCAGCTCCTGGCATATAATCAGTGTTTCCCCAAAGAAGGTGCATAG